In Pyrus communis chromosome 15, drPyrComm1.1, whole genome shotgun sequence, the genomic stretch GGTGGTAGAGGTAGAGCCCCAGTTTGCCGCAGGTGCAATAATCggcattttggtgagtgtaggcGTGGTAGCCGTGGTTGTTTTAcgtgtgggcagatgggacatcgagctacaaattgtccccagagtcagcagcagaagccgaagcagactttcttgccaccacctgcaccgattcagCAGATTCAGGGTCCGGGTAGTTATGGACAGTCAGGTCGACGTGGTGCCTACCACTATCAGAGTGATGTTGTTCCTTATACCCCGGGACAatatcagtatccccaggacCCATATTCTCAGGGTGGTTATCCTCCGTATTCTGGTGgttatatgccgtatcctccagcttcAGCAGGCGGTTCTCAGTGGTTTCAGGGATGACAGtttcagcagggggagattgctacgagtagtgcggggtcttcgaggcagtctggtcagcccagtcaggcgCGTGGCACTCAGAGTCGTGGTGGTCAGACGAGCAGAGGTCGAGGTGGACGACAGCAGACCCAGGGGCGAATTCATAACATTTcgctgcaggatgctcagaacaatccagatttgatcatgggtacgttaaatatccttggttgttttgctagagtattaattgattgtggtgctacacattctgtgatttctcatacatttgctcaagtgacgtaacctcgccccacacctctagggtatgatttagagttcgttatgcctagaggggagagatgtattgtagatcgtgtgtacccaggatgtccagtggttgtggaggatgttgttatgccagctgatcttatcccgttagatattgttgactttgatgtgattttgggcacggattggttgcacctcaatcgtgccaatattgattgttacgggaaaatagttacgttCCATCACCCTagattacctgtggttacttttgtgggtgagcagagtggggtgagacatggcgttatttcggctttgcgagcgaaaaggttgttatctaaaggttgccaggggtacttagctcatgtggtgttggatgAGGCTGCTCCTAGTAGGGTTGAGGATGTGAGGGTAGTCAGACACTTTCCCGATGTtttccccgaggatttacctggtttaccaccAGATCGAGACATGGAGTTTACTAtcgagttgcttccaggtactaatcctatttccttgactccttatcgtatggctcccgctgagttaagggaattgaaagttcagttgcaggaattagtggataagggatttattcagcctagtacttcgccttggggagctccagtactgcttgtgagaaagaaagacggaactttgaggctatgtattgattacaggcaattgaatcgggtgacaattaaaaaccgttatccgttgccacgtatcgatgatttgtttgatcagcttcgaggtgcttgtgtattctccaagattgacttgaggtttggatattatcagctgaagattagtagggatgacgtTCCTAAAACGGaattcaggactcgttacggtcattacgagtttctggttatgccattcggtttgacgaatgcaccagctgcttttatggatttaatgaaccaggtgttccagccatatttggatgggtttgttattgttttcatcgacgacattttggtgtattcgaagtcgaaagcggagcatgtttgacatcttactttggtgttgaaaaggttgagggaacaccaattgtatgctaagtttagcacgtgccagttttggttagaccaagttgcgtttttgggacacatcatttcagctcagggtattttggtggaccctcagaaggttgcagcggtggagaattgggagcaaccgcgaactaTCACagaggtgaggagtttccttgggttagcagggtattatcggcggtttgttaaggatttttctgtgattgctttaccactgacgagattaacgaggaaagatgttaaatttgagtgggatgataagtgtgagcagagtttccagcagttgaagtattgtctcactcatgcacctgttttggcactcccggacgatagtggtgatttcgaggtttatagtgatgcttccttgaatggtctgggatgtgtgttgatgcagcatggtagggtgattgcttatgcttcgcgacagttgaaacctcatgagttgaattaccctacacatgatttggagttggccgctatcatttttgcgttgaagttgtggagacactacctctatggagagaaatgtaggatctttacagatcacaagagtcttcagtatctttttactcataaggaacttaatcttcgtcagcggaggtggttggagctGCTAagtgattatgactgcacgattgattatcaccttggtcgtgcaaatgttgtggctgatgcacttagcaggaagtctcagggccgtattaatgcgttgtatgCGAGTTGTAttcctcttctggcagacttACATTCTACGGGAGTGAGGCTGGAAGCggaagatcgagatgtggctttacttgctaattttcaagtgaGGCCAATGTTGGtcgatcgggtgcttgaagctcaggtagctgataggGAGACTAAAGAACTAATTCAAGGTCGAGATCAAGGGAGGaggagagacctcagagttcgtgattcggatggcatgctgATGCAGGAAGGTAGGATGTTCGTGcttaataatttggatttaaagaaagcaattctcgatgaagcacatatctcagcTTATGTCATGCATCCAGGAgttactaaaatgtatcataccattcgaccattttattattggcctggtatgaagagggagatagctgagtatgtgagttggtgtgctgtttgtcagcatgTTAAAGCGGAAAGGAAaaagccgtttggattgttgcagccacttcccgttccagagtggaaatgggaaaatgttactatggatttcgtgtacaagctttcgcgtacacataatggttttgacggcatttgggtgatcattgatcggcttactaagtcagcgcattttattccagtgagagagaagtattctttgggccgtttagcggagttgtttatctcgaagattgtgaagtaccatggtgtccctgtgagcattgtctcggatcgtgatccacgatttacatctaagttttgggtggcttttcaggaagctttgggtacgagactactttatagtacagcgtatcatcctcagacggacggacagtcaaagagaactattcagactttggaggatatgttgcgagcttcggtgcTACAGTTTAGTGATGTttggcacaagcggttggatttaatggaatttgcctacaacaatagctttcattcgagtatcggcatggcgccatttgaggcattgtatggtagatcttgtcgcacaccgttgtgttggtcagaggttggagaaagagtcttagtgggtccggagattgtggaggagactactcaaaatgttcaggtgatcaagtctaacctgaaggcagcccaggacaggcagaagagtttagcagatcgacatgctactgatagagtgtatgaggttggcgattgggtatttctaaagctttcaccgtggagaggtgtcgtacggttcggaaagaaaggtaagttgagtcccaggtacattggaccatacatggtcacagagcgagttggtgaggtagcttacaggttggagttgcctccggagttggctagggtacataacgtttttcacgtgtctatgcttcgatattatgttgctgatccgtctcatgtgatacctcctcaacccttgaaaattaatccagatttgacttatgatgaggaaccagtgacgatactagattggaaggaaaaggttctgaggaacaagacggtgaacttagtaaaagttttgtggagaaatcattccgtggaggaagctacgtgggaaacagaagatcggatgagggatttgtatcctcggttgttctttgatcactAGGGGTTGTTGTATGGTTGTTTCGAATTTCGAGACGAAATTCTAATAAGCTGGgcaggttgtgacagcccgtcccggaaattttaaaaacgtacacgtgaaaagacgattttgccctagttcgatttctttacgtgttgtgttatgttttgggttttgttggcatgttttgagccacacacacactcccacaccCCACACCCTTTTCTCCCTTTCCCTGTACCTGTCCCGAGTTCCCATTCCTTTCCCATTTTCcttgaaacgtacggacacacacacacactcatcaaacctccacagatcgaagaaaccaagcacatattcagactcgtgaggctcgtaggagtccaaccatacccatttcaggtaagaataccttcgttttcacgtcgaactcacgatgcccgattttggtactgttcatgcacacgtaatttctcacgttttagggaatttcaagcttgtaggaagtttggtgaggtccctaggaggctcgaggtggttcgtttgaaggttttggacgtcgagatcacgagtttcgaggttggcgggagttggggtgattttccaggtgagattttgtggattttagcacttgaaagtggtatgattgtgttcctctcgttgtaagcttcattttggtaccaattttgtgaaatttgggtgaaaaacgaagaagttacaaaggtttgaatttttcccgattttccggcggcggaggctcgccggagaagacgacggaatattcctaacaccgttgacggaatctgttaggaataacggaatattcctgacgccgtcagcgtgccaggcacgtgcctgtgcGTGGCCGgcacgtgtggccgtgccttggccggcgcgtgggggcgtgtgcgacggtgaaaaattattttaaaaatatggggatgttcctgaggttgagtagatcacgttggtgtattcatacaccccatttaagcattgtatgagaagttatttcttaggtttggttatgtactttaaaattaacgtttttgtagttgtttcgcatataggtgatacttatcctgaggacgagcgtggtcactcgaggcaggggggctacgacccttccacttaccagtgagtgggcttttggttttccgtatatacctatatacttatattttcccagaaattgatttaaatatttattagttatatgccATTTTTATATTGCCGGTTGTTATGCATGGTTAgttgcatttatatatatatgaatatttggtgctgcggacgcacaggtaagtgccaggtaagcgttattcatgtttgtattcagtagagattgagatgcttagagagctcataacctgcacccccggtgttaatgctcccgcccagagtagggcacagtccttcacgtgatgttcacctcccgcaccacacgctcagcttggatccaagttaggtgcacagtcctgtcgtacagaccactttaggtggttccgactcgtaggtgacccgcgattactcgcccagccttcacgtgatcatagcacttgagcgtttatatgtattacactcaggcctgtcgtacagaccactttaggtggttccgactcgtgtgcaggtccagTTAGTGAGATTTAGATTTGAGCTCTagtttcagccgtacaggtcacgttaggtgactccggctgccagattatggTAGTGATAtgattatacctgagcacttgcatttcattctgaggttttggcatggcatattcttgagcatgattggtatatatatatgtatatctattttctgggaagtatacaggttttacggcgaggggttagaacttatttattaaatggttttcgaaaagctttgtttttgcccactcatgcttttgttttgtgcccctccaggttctagttgactaGCAGGTTTGGTGGTCTCCCAGAGGACTTTTCCGGCacttctgacagacgatcaccagcgtagggccaccttcgggtgtactgttgttgcgtctttttcttttggactgctttaggcttattgctctgaacttagcgtcacaCTTACGCTTTCATTTGTTATTACCCgtcctgatctcgatcggggtgtgtcattttagGCATCcgaaaaaattttaaatggataaatgcaaacataattaatgaactTGCTTATGTGGAGTCTAGTCAATGGGTTTTATTTGAGCAAAAAATTTACGTCGGGTTTTATGTGGAGAAAATTGAGTTCCATGGgttaaagtcatatttttaGTTATATAAATAGagaattttctttattttttcaaatgtttATACACTTATATAATGATATATAGCGTTGTGCCCGTATTCCGAGCACACTAAAAATCTATCATGGAGTTGATCCTATGAAATGATATGAAACAGAGCCGCATTTCATAGATTATTAAAAGTTGAAAACATCATTTGATGTGGTCTAACTTTATTACATAAAATTAATCAAAGGGGTGAACAAAACGCACTGTTTTCAAGCCTCAACACTAAAACCCTACCATGGTTCGAGGCTGAATTATAAAAACAAACCATTATACAGAAGCAAATTTCAAGGGTAAAATGAATTATTGGACCAAATAGCATTAATTTGGCTCTGATCCGCAGCAAACGGCAGCATATTCATCTCATATCCACCACCAATCCCTGCCATTTGCTGCTGCTGATGATCTTGTGGGACGTTCATCATGTCCATGAAAAACGgttgctgctgcctttgaaccGCCATGCCCACATTATTGTTAAGCTCAAAACCCTGCTGCCTCTCCACTCCACGCTCCGGCACAGTTGCAGCAGGTACAGGCAGCGCCGTTGGTTGTAGTTGCACTTGGCTCTTAGAATCCTGTTCATTCAGATTCTTCATCCGGTTGTCGATCTCCTTCAAATTCTGGTCAATCAGCCACCCCAGATCGTTCAAATCAACCATGCTCAAACCGTGGAGCTGGGACTTTCCCATCAGACTCTGGAACATCACTctcgtcatctccttctcgcgGTTCTCCTtcctttgcttcttcaattgcTCGTTGGCCTTGGCGATCCGCTGCCGCAGGAAACTCTCTTGGTTCACCATTTTTTTGCTCTGCTCCATCTCCGGCATGGTCTTGAACTGTGCGAGAACCCGCTGGACTCCCAACGGCGATGGCCAGAGCTCCGGCTGGGAGTCATACGGGCTGTAAATAATCGCGCACGCCTGAACATCACAAAGGGTGCTGAGTTCGCTCACCTTCTTCATCAAACCCTTCCTTCTCTTCTTGAACGTGGCCTTTCGCGCCGAGTCGTTGCTGATGTAGGTCAGTTTCACTTTCGTTCTAGTCATGGCTCGTCGGAGATGAGACAAAAGCACAGACTGGAGAATAAGGAAGCTTTTGAGGGATGT encodes the following:
- the LOC137716799 gene encoding agamous-like MADS-box protein AGL80, producing MTRTKVKLTYISNDSARKATFKKRRKGLMKKVSELSTLCDVQACAIIYSPYDSQPELWPSPLGVQRVLAQFKTMPEMEQSKKMVNQESFLRQRIAKANEQLKKQRKENREKEMTRVMFQSLMGKSQLHGLSMVDLNDLGWLIDQNLKEIDNRMKNLNEQDSKSQVQLQPTALPVPAATVPERGVERQQGFELNNNVGMAVQRQQQPFFMDMMNVPQDHQQQQMAGIGGGYEMNMLPFAADQSQINAIWSNNSFYP